In a genomic window of Aeromonas veronii:
- a CDS encoding baseplate J/gp47 family protein, producing MSTINLANLPKPAVVEDIDFEATLAARKAALIALYPAAEQPAVAAALALESDPVAMLLQENVYLQIMLAARINRAAVAGMIAWAEDADLDNLVADLNVKRLIIQPEDLTANPPVPEVAETDEALRERYLLAWDALSTAGPKGAYEYWARSADGRIIDAKAISPQPAEAVVSILSSEGTGAASSELIAAAMAACNDEDRRPVADRLTVKSATVIDYAVHAALTIGQTGAEAELILTAAKANLQSKLNPRKRIGVLIARSMIEAALHVEGVIKVELTGWTDIAPTDEQAAWCTGITVEQAP from the coding sequence ATGAGCACCATCAACCTTGCCAACCTGCCCAAACCGGCCGTGGTCGAGGACATCGACTTCGAGGCCACCCTGGCGGCGCGCAAGGCCGCGCTGATTGCCCTCTACCCCGCCGCCGAACAACCGGCGGTGGCCGCCGCGCTGGCGCTGGAATCCGACCCGGTCGCCATGTTGCTGCAAGAAAACGTCTATCTGCAGATCATGCTGGCCGCCCGCATCAATCGCGCCGCCGTGGCCGGAATGATTGCCTGGGCAGAAGATGCCGATCTCGACAATCTGGTGGCCGACCTCAACGTCAAGCGCCTGATCATCCAGCCCGAAGATCTGACCGCCAACCCGCCAGTGCCGGAAGTGGCCGAGACCGACGAGGCATTGCGTGAACGCTACCTGCTGGCATGGGATGCCCTCAGCACCGCCGGGCCGAAAGGCGCGTATGAATACTGGGCACGCTCGGCCGATGGCCGCATCATCGATGCCAAAGCCATCAGCCCGCAGCCTGCCGAGGCCGTGGTGTCTATTCTGAGCAGCGAAGGCACCGGCGCCGCCAGCAGCGAGCTGATCGCCGCCGCCATGGCCGCCTGCAACGACGAAGATCGCCGCCCGGTCGCTGACCGCCTGACCGTCAAATCAGCCACCGTCATCGACTACGCCGTGCACGCCGCGCTGACCATCGGCCAGACCGGCGCCGAGGCCGAACTGATCCTGACCGCCGCCAAGGCCAACCTGCAAAGCAAACTCAATCCACGCAAGCGCATCGGCGTATTGATCGCCCGCTCCATGATCGAGGCTGCCCTGCATGTGGAAGGGGTGATCAAAGTCGAGCTGACCGGCTGGACCGATATCGCCCCGACTGATGAGCAGGCCGCATGGTGCACCGGCATCACCGTGGAGCAGGCACCATGA